Proteins encoded by one window of Manis pentadactyla isolate mManPen7 chromosome X, mManPen7.hap1, whole genome shotgun sequence:
- the LOC118935120 gene encoding LOW QUALITY PROTEIN: olfactory receptor 13H1 (The sequence of the model RefSeq protein was modified relative to this genomic sequence to represent the inferred CDS: inserted 4 bases in 3 codons; substituted 1 base at 1 genomic stop codon) yields the protein MAMNNATAVFEFLLIGISNYPEWRVTFFTLMLITYLSTLLGNGLTIFLIHWKPXLHTPMYFCLSNLPFLDLCYGTVSMPQALVHCFXTYPYLSYLRCLTXMGVSLVLATAECLLLAIMAYDCMIAISNPLRYSVITNGRLCVWLAAISWGASLVFTAMLILSLHLHFHGANVINHFVXEILSLLKLACSDIILNELMILITGVFTLLLPFGFVLLSYVQIATGVLRIHSAQGRLKAFSTCGSHLTVVTIFYGTAISMYIKPQSKSSPNQAKFISMFYGALTSMLNPLIYSLRNKDVKWAMRKVMEKRA from the exons ATGGCCATGAACAATGCTACAGCAGTGTTTGAATTTCTCCTTATTGGAATTTCTAACTATCCTGAGTGGAGGGTCACATTTTTCACATTGATGCTGATAACTTACCTCAGCACATTGTTGGGGAATGGACTTACCATCTTTCTTATCCATTGGAAAC ACCTCCACACTCCAATGTATTTCTGCCTTAGTAACCTGCCTTTCTTAGACCTTTGCTATGGAACAGTCTCCATGCCCCAGGCCTTGGTACATTGTT TCACTTATCCCTACCTGTCTTACCTACGATGTTTGACCTGAATGGGTGTCTCCTTGGTCTTGGCCACAGCGGAGTGCCTCCTGCTGGCTATCATGGCCTATGACTGTATGATTGCTATCAGCAATCCCCTGCGCTATTCCGTGATCACGAATGGCCGATTATGTGTCTGGCTGGCTGCCATCTCATGGGGGGCATCACTTGTGTTCACTGCCATGCTCATCTTATCCCTGCATCTTCACTTCCATGGGGCTAATGTCATCAACCATTTTGT TGAGATTCTCTCCCTCCTTAAGCTGGCCTGTTCTGACATAATCCTCAATGAGCTTATGATCCTTATCACAGGTGTCTTCACCCTGCTCCTACCCTTTGGGTTTGTTCTCCTTTCCTATGTCCAAATTGCCACTGGTGTCCTAAGAATTCACTCAGCCCAGGGTAGGCTcaaggccttttccacctgtggTTCTCATCTGACTGTGGTGACAATTTTCTATGGGACAGCCATTTCCATGTATATAAAACCTCAGTCCAAGTCATCCCCCAACCAAGCCAAGTTTATCTCAATGTTTTATGGGGCTTTGACATCCATGCTGAACCCCCTAATATATAGCCTGAGGAACAAGGATGTTAAGTGGGCAATGAGGAAAGTTATGGAGAAAAGGGCATAA